A genomic region of Desulfosarcina ovata subsp. ovata contains the following coding sequences:
- a CDS encoding transporter: MNIYRYLGLGIIFLVSCSTAGLATEGGGSHYMCGSRGDFAMALLGAPGWYMRNDLSFASSDINAVIIGDTVYAAAEQDVWVNTIKGIYLAAGGLLGGRFGAALSVPVVLDASLSADLALRQMSKDGSKTGLADINVTAFNNWTTGNFHFSAGMTLFAPTGAYDETRLINLGRNYWTFDFMLASTFLDPKRGHELSYTLGYMVNTENPDTDYRSGDELHLDVHIAQHFSSRFAVGLDGYCYRQTTDDSGPLLDYANTVLPMIGAKPLDGNRGEAYGIGPVIKYTAQAWSRDISLIAKWLHDLDTEHRFEGDTVMFSVALKF, from the coding sequence GTGAATATTTATCGTTATTTAGGCCTCGGCATCATTTTCCTCGTTTCATGCTCAACCGCAGGGTTGGCAACTGAAGGCGGCGGCAGCCACTACATGTGCGGATCCAGGGGGGACTTTGCCATGGCCCTGCTGGGTGCCCCAGGATGGTACATGCGAAATGACCTGTCCTTTGCCAGCAGCGACATCAATGCAGTTATCATCGGTGATACGGTGTATGCCGCGGCCGAGCAGGATGTCTGGGTCAATACCATCAAAGGGATCTATCTGGCAGCGGGGGGGCTTTTGGGCGGCCGGTTCGGCGCGGCGCTATCGGTTCCGGTTGTCCTCGATGCCAGCCTGTCTGCCGATCTGGCGTTACGGCAGATGAGTAAGGACGGAAGCAAAACCGGTCTGGCAGACATCAATGTCACGGCTTTCAACAACTGGACCACGGGGAATTTTCATTTCAGCGCCGGGATGACGCTTTTTGCGCCGACCGGCGCTTATGACGAGACCCGTCTGATCAATTTGGGGCGTAATTACTGGACCTTTGATTTCATGCTGGCCTCGACCTTTCTTGATCCGAAGCGGGGACATGAACTATCGTATACACTTGGATACATGGTCAATACTGAAAATCCTGACACCGACTATCGGTCCGGAGACGAGCTGCATCTGGATGTGCATATCGCCCAGCACTTTTCATCCCGGTTTGCCGTTGGTCTTGACGGTTATTGTTACAGACAGACGACCGATGACAGCGGGCCGCTGCTCGATTATGCAAACACCGTGTTGCCCATGATCGGCGCAAAACCGCTTGACGGCAACCGGGGAGAAGCATACGGAATCGGCCCGGTTATCAAATACACGGCCCAAGCATGGAGCCGTGACATCAGCTTGATCGCAAAATGGCTCCATGATTTAGACACCGAGCACCGTTTTGAAGGCGACACGGTGATGTTTTCCGTGGCATTGAAGTTTTAG